The following is a genomic window from Saccopteryx bilineata isolate mSacBil1 chromosome 4, mSacBil1_pri_phased_curated, whole genome shotgun sequence.
AGGAATCAGAGGGCCTTGGAGGAGCAGAGAATGCTAGGCACAAGTGATAGTATTCAGGAACTCAAGATGTTTTGGAATTCAGGGAATGTTGTGGAATAAGTGTCCTGTAAGGAATGCTTTTCTTCAGAGGCCAGGATTTTTTGAGGGTTAGAATAATCACCTATGATTTCAGGACATCCTTGTGGATCAAAGCTGTTCTGTGTGTTGGGGGTAGAAGGAAATGGCAGTGATTAGGATGCCTGTTGAGAAGTGTAGGGCTGAGAGAATCAGAGGGCACTAAAGGTTAAAATGTCCTTGCATCAGATGTCCTGATGTGCCAGGGTGCAGTAGATGGTCTGGTTATGTCTTTACGTAGTCTGAATGTCCTATGGATCAGGTCTGTAGATCAGATTATATCCTGGGTTGGGTTCAGTTGAGtggattgttttcattttttttaattgagaatcagggaggcagatagacagactcccatatactccctgactgtgatccacctggcaagccccttactgggtgatgctctgcccatctggggctgctgctcctttgctcagtaattgagctattttaacacctgaggcaaggccatggagccaccctcagtgcctggggctaacttgctctaaccattgagtcatggctgtgggaggggaagagagagggatggagaagcagatagtcgcttctcctgtgtgccctgacaaggcatcaaacccaggacttcaacactccaggctgacgctctgctgctcagccaaccagccaggaccaagtgGCTTTTCAGTGTCAGCATGCTCCTTTGTCAggagctgttggtcaaataagtttgtaaatatgatatatatgtttgctcgcttgtgacttatattgggtgtgggggacaggctataagcaggccaggtcgttgtggcctggggtttggttttgggactaagcttttccccacacccttgactgattgtatgatctgggtggtgcactctcatgaggaatccaattatgccttggataagtgactttgtgtcggggacttccttgtttgtatattggattaagggattttggttttctacactataaagtgggacagaccaggagcttggacacacagttcctgctatcacaattgcaggggcttccctgatccctggcccttcatgggaagagctggttttctgcttttcccttgtcttcttttgtggtttgcctgtcttggtgagacaccaataaataggatggccccccatcctctgactccgccatttctttatcgtctgcccgaatccaatgggaacctgcatgtgaatggccacgatggcggctcctggccttacaggagccgatccacaactgctggctgacaaggtcacagcagaagaagacccacaactgctggctgacaaggtcacagcagaagaagatcaaaaactgctgattgacaaagtcacagcagagaagaccaatggctgcggggtgacaaagtcactgcagtgaagaccaatggctgcggggtgacaaagtcaccacaaaggataggcacaacgatacttccccctttgactttttgaattaatctgaccttatatccccccttttttctgggtgtgtgctattatttgtggcacagggataatagtaccgcgctttccctgtagattcgtagtgatttctttggaaatgagacatagggtgtgagttccacagaaaagcctgtaagccccttgaactgggctcatagacataagaggctggctatgatatccctcgtaaagggttaagtctgtaggagaattccttcttaatcatgttaaaaagaataaattgtgatttaggaggcagtggctgtgcacaaagcacccttggccttcacttaacattttttcctccctagccttttcatgtgataagtggagaaacattcctttcttcctgcttatttgatctgcaaatagtggtatattctgagaagaatagagtcagaacttaactagtgtttaaataaaatgtaggaagtaataacagttaatgtcttatgttgctgctgggctatcttgcaagtgcactctgcatatctttgggtgaaagctatccttaatgttatgttaatttctttagaggcaagcctttcagaatcttgtaggacactgcataaactcaaggccatttacctgagcaagcggtggtccattgttaatcgtctgctaaatctctctctgccccttaactcacaacagactaatactttaaaagcttttactgatgttgttattcaagttattttgaataatttgctacctgatttgtgactcatagatgaaaattaactgttatccggaaacatgaaaacatagtgaaacaaaagcaataattaacaccatgtgattataactcagtgtgtgtgtataaaaagggagctaggctctggccggttggctcagcggtagagcgtcggcctagcgtgcggaggacccgggttcgattcccggccaggagaagcgcccatttgcttctccacccctccgccgcgctttcctctctgtctttctcttcccctcccgcagccaaggctccattggagcaaagatggcccgggcgctggggatggctctgtggcctctgcctcaggcgctagagtggctctggtcacaacatggcgacgcccaggatgggcagagcatcgccccctggtgggcagagcatcgccccatggtgggcgtgccaggtggatcccggtcgggcgcatgcgggagtctgtctgactgtccctgtttccagcttcagaaaaatgcaaaataaataaataaataaataaataaataaataaataaataaataaataaaaaaaaagggagctatactagcattgagcagagatgcctggcagtaaatgctaaccggagaataaagagaaagaaaagaattcggctctctcactccattttcgccgatgccgtctcctcctgtgggacccctggatccccccggggctggaccccggcactccTTGTAAGATTAGACCCAACCAGGGGTTCTGAATAGACTCAAGAGCAGGATGCCCTTGATGTCTGGATCCTTTCAAGTCATGGAATTCCATATAGGGCCAGAATATTCCAAATCTCTTTGGGTCTGGATGTTCTAGAGGGTCATGGAGTCATTGTGTCTTCAGGCTATCATGTTGATTATAAGGTACTGAAGTCAAAACTTGTTGAAGAGCCCATAAGTGAATGTACCCTTTGTGCTCTAGGGAATCAGGAATCTGATAGGGTCAGAATGATTCTGAGCATCTCCAAAGAACgctggtaataataataataatgataataaagtaatattttcatCTATACTTACTATTTCAGGGTATACAGTGATCCCTcctctatcacaggggttaggttccagaactccccacaataggcaaaaatttgtgaagtagcgaccttatattttttattatttatatatatattaaggctttataaaccctccccacactcttatacaCCTTTCCCACACTATCATTAACCTTTTTCACActattataaacacttcctatactcttaaacactttctactctcttaaacctacataattttaacaatgtataaaattctatatgggtactcaccagtaatatacagtaatattctttaaatatgttgtaattaatatttttaatattgttttcaattttttaggctagaaaatgcttattttaccacaaaaaataaaataataaatatataaaaatacctattgttgagaagccactgagccacttcacccgcaggtgttgtaaggtaccaaaaactacagaattaatattaatattttaagaggcttggagaacattttattaatttgggttaaggtgtgcagagaaattgtgagaatagtctctgtacagtgtgattggcataaccaggatggcaaaggggaggaaaacatggatccccagacattccaccacacctgtgggaaaAGGGGTAAATGGCTAGCCGCGTacaagaagagaaaagccaaaataaaccttttcttataactatgagccatttgtgggcatttgtccccaccgaaactacctatcctatgtaaatgtgtgtagttaacacgtgtgactctggacagagagatagcagatgaacactagataatatgggaatgccttttaatatgtaaagagacatctttctgccattgtgttgacttgtaaattttgttttctccaaaataatgtatggcttgcaaattgaacgtggtcctatcatgttaaaggacatatgactataaccaatagtggtaaggggctcctaattacaatttttgcttctgtactcccacttcaaaactataaaaactaaggagAACAAAGGGCTGATGCGCACTCCCAAAGACAACTATTGGAGgagccgccgcttggccaagctagacaataaagctttggtgtgtaatcgacagattttgttcgtgtcttcaatgtttcgggtccctctggattaggcttaacattgttggtcaaataagtttgtaaaatatgatttttatgtttgctcacttatatgaTAGTTTGCACTGGGCGCTGGATaacaccaggtatatgtggtctgtgaaactgcaaattaccttcctgcttgagaagggccattgttttgctaatgtttgctggaggagaggttttcgcactagaaatttttgaaaagagagagcagaagaagagaaagaagccatgtttgcaaagtgagcacagagggaatgcagagtgctaaagAAAGAAGCTATGTTGACAGGGAAAGGGAAGGTGTGCAGATGATTAACCAGaactgaggggctttgcaagctccactAAGACTTTTggggcctctgattctaggagaaaccagagtgATGTGCAGTAACACCAAAACCCTGACCATAGAAcaagttttgcaagatttgcagatgagtaaatgaaaagagtcGTGTAGAGCCATAATGTTCCCAAATGTCTCTGGATTCTGGAAAAGTcctcaggatgctgccttaacaacctctgtGAAAGGCCAAGATAACCGAGTACATTCTTTTGCTTTGCTGAGCACTCGCTTTCTAGATTGTACCAATGATAACCAAAAGCCTATTTCccttctttaaaatttctttggctaggtgctcacccaccacccccacttctttttttgcctttaaaagcaaacctCTGAGTTTGTTCAGGGCTGTGTGATTTGGGTGACTATAGTCCCCATGCAGTCACtggcttaaaaataaagactccttaatttggctatttaattgtgtggcaaaatgtttatttccttgctgtccagatataacacagagaagtttcttttggttgcatcagtggctttgggagccctgagtgaaagggaactgtttttcctgcctgtttgctcatcggcctgtgtgagactttaataaaggaatggcccaccattttttggctccactgtttctttaccatctgtctgaattcaatgagaacctgcatgtgaatggctgcaatggctgtgactactggccttacacccatataccacaaaatcccatgatacaGTGAAagatccacaatacaaaattagatatgtacaattaaaaaatctgcaatacagtgagaccaagAAAAATGAGCCACGATATGGTGAAGGGCGACTGTAGTTCTAAATGCTTCTCTTTTATTAATTCTCAATCATTACTTCATCAGGCAGGTATAGGCAATTCTCATCATTTGTGGATTTCATATTTATGAATTCACCTactcactaaaatttatttgtaatcccAAAATTAACACTCTTTTGCAATGTTCTCTGGCATGTCTATGGTTGTTTGCAGCCATGTACATGTACAAAGGAGTGAACATTTTGAGTTGCTGCATTCCTAGATGAGGTCAAACAAGGCCACTGCCTGCCTTCTCATTTCAAATCTCATGCTGTATACTTAGtaccattatttttcaaatttttgttctttgaaggGTAATTTTGCTGCTTAAATGCATTAAAGCTGAAGTGTTGCCAGGTGTTCCTAAGTACAGAAAGGCTGTGATGTCTCTCTTGGAGAAAATCCATGAGCTTTCAACGAGCTTCATTCAGGCATGAGTTATGACTCTTGGCCATGGgttcaatgttaatgaattaaCAATATGTATTAATTAAGgtatctttaaacagaaacacacatgcaACAAAGTTATGTATTGATCAGTTGATAAAAATATTGTGTCCAGAGGATAACAGGAAGATATTTTCCCTAGGAGCAATGGTTCAATATTCACTAATTCAGTGTTTTAAGTGTCTTTATGCAACATAAGTACCTACCTCGAATAAAGAGAGTCAACTGTGTTAATTACCCCAGTTGGTAAAGATGTGGCACAGACATACAGTACTAGGTAATAAGCTCAGGATCACATAGCTACTGAGAGGTATaggtaggatttgaacccatggCAGTCTGGCTCCCGAACCTATGCTCTTTACCACACCACTCTGCTCCTTATAGGACAAGAGGTTCCTGGATCAGTGTTCCATGAAGGTCAGGGTTGGGGTGGGAATCAGGATGCCCTAAAATACCAAATCTTCTACATCTCCCAGTCTCTTGAGGGATAATGATATTCTGCAATAGCAAGTCAAAGTTATGGTACCTTGGTGTCCTTAGAGAATGGGAGGAGGTAGTGGAtcagagtttctttttaaaatcaaaagtcctgggaaatgggccctggccgtttggctcagtggtagagcgtcggcctggcatgcagaagtcccgggttcgattcccgaccagggcacacaggagaagcgcccatctgcttctccacccctcccccttttcttcctctctgtctctctcttcccctcccgcagccgaggctccattggagcaaagatggcctgggcactggagatggctccttggcctctgccccaggcgctagagtggctctggtcacaacagagcgacgccccggaggggcagagcatcgccccctggtgggcaaagcgtcgccctctggtgggtgtgccgggtgtatcccagtcgggcgcatgcgggagtctgtctgactgtctctccccgtttccagcttcagaaaaataaaaaataaaaaaataataaaaaaaaagtcctgggaaATGAGTCTATTGTGGATGGCTGGTCAGAGTTCCCTTGTAGGATTAGTGTATCTTGAGGCATTAGGATATATTGGAATtcagagtttgccagtgtgtCCAAGCAAATATGACCTCTTGAGGTCATGGCTGCCTTGGAGCTCAGGTTGCTCTAGAAGGTCATAGTGTATCTTGGGGTAGGGGAAAAGAGGTTGGTGTCTTGGATCAATGCTTCTTGACTTTAATGTTATTACACACTGAATATTTGTGCCTCCCCTCAGCTCATAAGTTGAAGCCTTAacctcaatgtgatggtatttggagatggggacATTTGAGGGTGATGAGGGTTAGATGAAATCATGAGGGAGGGGCTCCCATGATTGGATTAGTGTCCTTgtaagaggaagagacaccagagcaGGTTCAATCTTTGCATTGTGAAGACACAGAAGATAGCTGTCTGCAACCCAGGAAAAGAGCTCTTTCCAGGAACTGAATCAGCTGGCACCTTGATATTGGActcttccagtctccagaactgcaagaaataaatgtctattgtttaagccatccaatctttggttttgtttgtttggtgttggggttttttatttgttttcttttggcttggtttttcaggttttgttttttgtttttgttttggcagcctgagctgacaaAGTCAAATGTATGTTCAGTTTTCCTGGGGACCTTGTTTCACTGCGGATTCTGATTTAACAGGACTGTGGTGGGGCCACCATTGGTCCACAATTCTGCATTCCTAACAAGCTCTTATGTTTCTgatgctttttttaaatgtaagtggaatttttttaatttattaattttagagaggggagaaggagataaaggggaagagggaagtgggaagtatcagctcacagtagttgcttctcatatgtgccttgattggtcaagctctgggttttgaacccgtAACCTCAGCAGTCAGAGTcagggctctatccactgcaccaccacaggtcaggcaggtcaaGCTGCATCTGAGGCTTTTGATCTGTGGACCATATTGTAAGCCTCAAGATCCTAGATTATGATGATTTTCTGTCTTGACTTGTGACCGTGTTTTTATAGGTTGTGTGTGAAGCGTCAGCATGAACTTGAGGATCAGACTATTGTATGGATGTCATGTGTTCCAAGGGGGTTAGGGTGTCCTCATTTGGTCAATGTGTCCTGAGCACTCAGACTTTGTAGTGGGATCAGGGGAGTCTCCTGGTATAGGTGGAATGTTCTGGGTTTCAGTGTGTCCTAAAGGTTCCTAGAGTCCTAGGGAATCAGGTTGTTTTTTAAAGGGTCAAGATGTCTTAGAGATGTCAGAATGTACTTCCTGGATCTATGTAACCTCAAGAAGCAGAGTACTGAGGTGTCAGGGTGTCCTGATTGCTCAGGGATTCTGGGTGCACCAGGGTTTCCTTGTACAATCACAATGTCAGAACGTCAGGAGAATCTCAGGCTCCTGTAGAGTCCTGAGGCCTGGAGCAATCAGGATGCACCTGTAATTCAGATGCTTGGAGGGTCAGTGTTTTCTGAAAGTCTGGGCAACCTTGGAAGATCATGGAGTCCTGGGGTTCTGGATGAATGAGGAGGTGATATTGGAGGAGGAAAACAGAAAGTGCTTGAAAACTACAGTGTCCTGGAGACTCAATCTATGGTTCAGGTTGTCCTGAGGATATGTCTAGGAATCCTGAGAATCAGGGTATCTTGAAGGGGCCAGAAGGCACTTGTGTCTTATAGTTTCTCAGTTTCCTGGAAACAGGCCCTTGGGTATCACCCACAGGCAGAGATACCAGGCAGGCCCTACTCCCAGTCCCCATTTGTACCCCCTCCCTCCATGGTGGGGTTCTAAGGAGGGGTCTTACGAGGAATTCattttctcctgcctcccctgtTTGTTCCCAGGAGGAGATTAAACAGGACAAAAGAATTTGGTCCTCTGGGAATACGAGCTCTTGGCCTCAGTCCCTGGACCCTCCAACAGAGCACCTTCCTTCATCCGGCTGGTGATCCTTCCCTGATGAAGAGGCTCTGGTGACCAGACAGTGATTGGATGGGCCCACAGGGCGAGGAGGAGGTCACTTCAGGGGAGAAGGAGGTGGTGTGGGATTGCAGGCTAGGCAAGGAGGCAGCTGAGAGCAAGGGGAGAGAATGGCATCGTGGAGGGaagaaggggcagggagagggaagtaGAAACAGAAACAGTGTGAGGCAAGATAGAGAAAGAGGGGATGTGCAAGCAAAGAGCTAgttaattagaataaaatttagaaaaaggagagacagtgaaaaagacaaatatatctatctatagctACACGTAGGGAGAGACTCAAGAGAGGTataaagagagggaggagtgaggTAACAGGCGGAGAGGGGAGTACTAGAGAAAGGCTGGCCCAGAGACTCAGGGACACAGGAGACTGGGTGTCCTGGATGTTCGTTGTTAGGATGGAAGCAGAACAAAGGAATGAGCTGGGTAAGCAAAAGAAGGGGCGAGTCTACAGCAGCCTCTGGCCTGAGAGCTGCCCAGCCTCTGGGACTCGGATCTCCACAGTAGGTGAGTGAATTTCTGGGGTGGTTCTGAAGAGGCAGCATGTGTGGAGGCTCTGTGACTGGATTCCTGTGGGGCAATAGTCTGTCACAAGGAAggtgaaaagaagaaatcaaaaacagaACCCTACATATTAAATCTTTTGGGAGCCTTAGAAAGCCTTGGGCAACTTCTTCAGTTTACAGGCTGGAACTGTGGCCCTGGTGCTGATGGGCCACTGAGCAGCACACATCAGTGTGAGGCAGAGGAAAAGCTGCCCTCTGTCTCCTCACCCATGACTTCAGAGTTTGCCCACTGCACTGCCTTCTCTGGAGGAGGGAGCCGGAGGGCCCAGGGTTTGGGATCTGAAGAGAGCAGGGGACCAGTGGTCACAATGAGCACCGGGTGGGGCTATACTCCTGGATCCCCATGGGGATGGGAAGGGGTGCTCAGCTCCAGACATCATTTCTCAGTGTGTGCCTTCCAGGTGTTTCTTTTCGCTCCCTGTTCTCTCTTCCCCAGCTAGCTCTCAGACTAATTAGTGTGGGGGCTTAAGTGAGCCTGTGGGAAGGACAGGCAAGCCTTTCCCACGAGCTCAGGTTCTTGCAGCCTAGTGGCCAGCCAGGACCAGAACAGGGGAGAAGATGAAATGCACAGAGGGGAGGGTGTGTCTGAGCGGAAGAGTGGGAAGTGTTCTATCTTCCCAGGTGAGGGGTGCAGGAGGATGGGAGCTACATGGAGAAGGTGGAAGGGAATATGAGCCCTGGGAGCAGGGACAAGTTGCAAGGTTTTATACAGAGACCTGGACAGTTAAGGTGTCAGAGCAAATAAGAGCTCCACAGGATGAAACCCAGAAGTTAGCATgtgggctcagagaggggaaaggCACAGGTAGGGGCACATTACATGGGGCTGTGTCTGGGGGCATGGAATATGTGGGCACGCACGGGAGAGATGAGTCTGCAGAGTGGAGCCTATGTGAAGAGAGCAGCCTGGCTTAGGAAGTTCAGAGGTGAGGTAGGGCCGAGGCTGAGCTGCGGTCAGCTAGTTATGAAAGCTGAAGGGTTTCTGCCTGGGACAAAGTACATATGAACAGCATAGAGGCACTGAATAGAATCTGAAAGGACCAGCATATATGATCTGAGAATGGATGGTGGGTCCACTGGATAGCAACATCTCCCTTCCCCTGCATCCTCAGACGAGAGCACTCAGCCCTACAGGAACCTCTCTGGTATAGGAGTGAGGAGACCACGGCTTTCCCCACAAGGAGGACAGAGGGGGCCCCTGCATGCCCAGCGTCGCCATCGCACCACCTTCAGTCCAATGCAGTTGGAACAGCTGGAGTCAGCCTTTGGGAGGAACCAGTACCCTGACATTTGGGTCCGAGAAAGCCTTGCCCAGGACACAGGCCTCAGCGAGGCCAGAATCCAGGTGATCCCccaaggccccttttctctgGGAATAAGTTCAGTTTTGGTGCTGAGGCACTACTGGGACACAAATTCTCACAGGCATTATAACCCTAACCTAATATTCACCAAAACATAGCCTCATCCAACAGTGAACATAACCTCGTCTGCATTGGGAGTGTCACTTAAGTTAACTAACCTTAGTGTTAACCTAATCTACCTTGAATTTCAACACTCACCCCCAACTTTAATAGTGATGTGAATTCCAACAGAAATTCCATCATAACTGTTCACCTGCACGCGCATGTGTATATGACTTTATCCCTAACCATGGCCTCAAAGCTCAATCAGACTAATGCTTCTTCAATTCTAACCATGGACTTAATCAATCTTAAGTATAAACCCTACCCTAAATCCAACACCGTATAAAACAAAGTCATTCATTGCATTAATCTCTAATAACCTTAGGGGAGATTTCCTATTTTCTGGGGAGAAAAAATGCCATTGTGTcatatttatctctttctttttggatGTTGGACATTTCTTACCCAAAGTTATAGTAGGGCAAAGTTAGATACAAGTTGGGGATAATAGCATGCATTTCACTTTTTCAGTAGATCTGGCTCAGATGTGCTTTCTAGAGAGCTTTACTTTCTGTGGTGATGTGGGACAGACTTATGCCTTGTACCTGTACCTTCTGCCATTGGGGGGGGGCTGCATGTGACAGTGCCACCTACTTGAGAGAAGGACTCTGATGTGGCTATTCTTCTCCCTACCCAGGTCTGGTTCCAGAACCGTAGAGCTAAGCAGAGGAAGCAAGAGCGATCACTGCTTCAGCCACTGACCCATCTGTCTCCTGCCACCTTCTCTGGTTTCTTGTCTGAGTCTCCTGCTTGCCCCTACTTTTACTCAACACCATCTCCACCAGGGACCTGCTTTTCTCTCCCCTACAATCATTCTCTTCCCTCCCAGCCCTCTACAGGTGGTTCCTTTGCTCAACTCCACCAGTCTGAAGACTGGTACCCTACCTTGCACACAAACCCTGCTGGTCATCCACcctgtcctccacccccacccatgcTTCCCCTCAGCCTTGAGCAACCAAAGTCTTGGAACTAA
Proteins encoded in this region:
- the PROP1 gene encoding homeobox protein prophet of Pit-1; translation: MEAEQRNELGKQKKGRVYSSLWPESCPASGTRISTVDESTQPYRNLSGIGVRRPRLSPQGGQRGPLHAQRRHRTTFSPMQLEQLESAFGRNQYPDIWVRESLAQDTGLSEARIQVWFQNRRAKQRKQERSLLQPLTHLSPATFSGFLSESPACPYFYSTPSPPGTCFSLPYNHSLPSQPSTGGSFAQLHQSEDWYPTLHTNPAGHPPCPPPPPMLPLSLEQPKSWN